AGCTGAAGCCTGGGTAGTAAGATATCGCAAGCAAGATGAGTGGGTAAACCGCGACTACACCTACTATACCGCATACCGCCGCTGCCTTAACAAACCCTTCTTTACTCATCAAAAACATAGGAGTTGCACTTCCCCATAAGCTGAGCTATCTTAGGCTCTACGCGGAGATGGGGTCTGCTAGGCTCTACCTATCTTTCGACAGCGGCAACCTCCAATGGTTCGGGAAGATAGAGAAGAATAGGAGCATCACAAGAACGCTGACGGATAAAGAGTACTTTGCTCATAGGCTCAAGCATCCCATTAGAAAGGTGTTGGCAGAGGATAAGGATGAGATTCTCATTGAAAGGAAGGATGGTGTTGAGGAAAGGTGGCTTAAGACTAGGTGGCTTCTTAGGGAAGTAAGGATAAAAAGGACGGCTTTAAGAGGTAGGTAGAAGGATATGAAGCAAACCGCCAATGTAACAACAGAGCTGTTAGATAAGATAGCTCTCTACGCGAAGATGGTCGATAAGGCTCTTAGTGAAGAGCTGCAGAACTACTTGGGCTCTGACTTCTACGAGCCTTTGAAATACGCCTTAGAAGGTGGGAAGCGCATACGACCAATAATACTTCTTCTATCAAACAAGGCTGCTGGTGGTTATGAGGCTGACGCTCTTAAGGAGGCCGTAGCAATAGAGCTCTTACACACCGAATCGATCATACACGACGATATAATAGATGATGAGACCATAAGGAGGGGTAAGCCAGTCTTCTATGTGGTGTACGGTTTTAACACATCCCTACTTACAGCAGACTTTGTCTTCGGGATAATCTTGAGCATCGCATCTAAGTCAAAGAAGAACGTAGCCGAAGACTTGGCTTCAGCAGCCCTCCAGATGTGCGAAGGCGAGATCTTGGAGATGAAGGTTGAAGCCGATGATAGCGAAGTACCGCTCGAAAAGTATCTTCTAATCGTAAGTAAGAAGACGGCAAGCCTATTCGAAGCAGCAGCTAAGATCGGCGCCAAACTCGCTTCAGCTGACGAGAAGGTGGTGGAGGCGCTTTCTAAATACGGGTTCAACATAGGTATAGCATACCAGATTCAAGATGACATTCTTGATTGGAACAACGGGTCTAAGATAGCTAGAAGGGTTAAGGTGGGGGATGGCGATGCGAGGAAGACGCTTGCTGAGATCGCTGCTAAATACGCAAACGAAGCGAAGATGAATCTAAAGGATCTACCCGACTGTGAAGCAAAGCAGATATTATATGATATAGCAGACTTCGCCGTGAATCGCCTAAGCTGATCTTCAACCCAAGGCTAGAACAGCAGCTTTAGCGAGATCATATATCAGAGAAGGATAGACACCTACAACTATTATTATGGCTGTAGCCGCTAAGAGCACACCAGATATTACACGCGGCTCCTCGATCTTACCTTGCTCCATAGAGCCGACCGGCTCATCAATATACATCCGCTTGATGACCCAAGCGTAATAGCCGAGTGAGAGGGCGCTGTTCAAGACACCCGCTAAGGCAAGCCAAGCCATATCGCCTTGAATGGCTGCTGTGAAGAGCACGAGCTTGCTCCAGAAACCGTTGAGAGGAGGAATCCCCGCTAAAGCGAGCAGGGAGACCGCTAAGGAGAATGAGGTTATGGGCATCCTCCTCCAAAGCGAAGCAAAGGAATCAAGGCTAACTCTACCGGTGAGTCGGTCTACGGCAGCAGCAGCCAAGAAGGCAGAGGACTGCATAATCGCGTGGTTAAAGGCGTGGAATAGAACGCCTATTAGAGCTAGGGTCTTAGCCGGCTCTGTAGCTACGGCGAACCCTATGAGGATGTAGCCTGCTTGTGCTATGCTGGAGTATGCGAGCATTCTGGTGAGTGAGCGCTGTGTTAGAGCCGCTACGTTACCTAGAGTCATGGTTGCAAGGGCTAGTATAGCGAAAGCGGTCGTCCAGTTGGTGCTGAGGAACGGGAGGGCTACCACAAACACCCTTATCGCGACGACGAAGCCAGCCTTCTTTGTGCCAGCTGAAAGGAAGGTGCTTATTGTGGTTGGTGCACCCTCATAAGCATCTGGTATCCACATGTGGAAGGGCACTACCGACATCTTTAACCCGAATCCTGCTATAAAGAGCGCTAGGGCTAGTAGGGTTAGTGGGTCTAGGTGGGTTGCTGAGGCTTGTAGAGCTTGAAGCACAGCGGTTAGGTTTGTGGTGCCAGTCAATCCATAGGTTAGTGAGATAGCATAAAGCAGGATGCCTGAGGAGAAGGCTCCAAGCAAGAAGTATTTTACTGAGGCTTCGTTCGAGAAGGGGTTATCCTTTCTAAGTCCGGCAAGCACATATGTGGGTATGCTCATCAGCTCCCAAGCGACTATTATCATAAGTAGGTCTGCGGCGAAGGATAGTAGAACCATGCCTAGCGTTGAAAATAGTAGGAGAGAAAAGTACACAGCCAAGTTGCGGTCACCCCACATGTAGTTTCTAGACGAGAGCATAACGAGTAGAGAAACGATCTGGACCGTGAGGGCGAAGAAGTATGATAAGGGATCTTCGTGGAACAGATTTGTGTAGCTGGGTCTAGAATTAGAGGCCAGGTAGATCGAGAAGTTGAACAAGGTGAAGAGTAGAGAGGCTGCGATAACCGCTAACGAAGCGTAGAAAGCTAGGTTCTGCCTTACAGCAGCCCGCCTAGAGAGTGTTAGTGAAGCTACAAGTAAACTGCCTACTGTGAAGATAGCAGCATAATCCACTATCACTATATTTGCGCTCATCTACCACCACCTGCAGCCTGATAGAGCGAGAGGGAAAGCGGGTCTACAATTCCAAGCAGAAGTGAGGGGAAGATCAGTAGGAGAAAGAGGGGGGCTAGGTATAGTAGGAGCCCGACCATAGCCCTATTATGCAGATCGTGGTAGTGTGTGTGCTCTGGTAACGGACTTAGAACTGTTCTCTTTATCATCCATAAGAAATACGCCACTGTCAGTATGGGGATTAGGACCGTTAGGGCATACCATCTGTTGACAGAGATAGCGCCTAAGATAACCATCCACTCGCTGAGGAAACTGCTGTACATCGGCACGCTCATACCAGCTAGGGAGCCTAAGATGAGGACGAGCGCGGTCTTCGGCATACCAACCCTCAGACCCTTCAGCTCATCGATGTTCCTCGTGCCAGCCTGCTCGTGGATATAGCCTGAAAGCATAAAGAGGATCCCTATCGCTGCTGCGTGGTTAAACATCTGGAATATTGCTCCAGAGATGCCGTAGACAGCAGCTTGAGTGGTTGATGCTGAAATGCCGGCGAAGCTGCCTAGCAGAACAAAGCCCATGTGGTTTATGCTGGTTAGGGCGATCATCCTCTTCAAATCCCTCTGAACCATCGCTACAAGTGCGCCGTAGAACATTGTGAGGATGCCGAAGGCTATGAAGATCCAAGCGTATTGCCTAGATGCATCTGCTAGCAGACCCAAGTTGACTCTTACGAAGCCGTATCCACCCATCTTTAGGAGAAGACCAGCTAGGAAGACGCTTATTGGCGCTGGTGCCTCTACGTGTGCGTCTGGGAGCCAAGTGTGTAGGGGTACGACTGGCAGCTTGACACCGAAGCCTGCGAAGGTTGCTGCTGAGGCTAGGAGTTGAACCCAGAACGGTATCTTACCTACAAGCTCTGGTATGTTGAAGGTGTTTGGTGTTGTGAAGAGGTAGATTAGTATGAAGCCTAGTAGCATAACCACGCTCCCTACATATGTGAAGATTAGGAACTTCATTGCAGCATATTTACGCCTAGGTCCGCCCCAGACGCCTATGAAGAAGAACATTGGGATCAAGACGATCTCCCAGAAGACATAGAAGAGTATGAGGTTGAGTGAGCAGAAGACGCCTATTATGCTTCCCTCGAAGAGTAGGATGAGGAAGTAGTAGATGGGCTTCTTCTCGGTTATAAGGTCCCAAGAGCCGAGCACCACGAGAACCGAGAGTATGGATGAGATCAGTATTAGCGATGCGCTTAAGCCGTCTACACCAAGATAGTAATCTACACCGAAGCCGCTCAACCAGCTGTAAGGCCCCTCTATGAAGCTGAAGGAAGCACCCTCTTTTGAGGTGAGTAGAGAGCCGTACATGTAGATGGAGAGAGCGAAGACAACTATAGTTATCACTAGTGAAGCAAGCTCACAGAAGCGCTCCCTTACTCTGCCAAGCAGATAAACTACTATCGAGCCTACGATGGGTATGAAGATCAACAAACTAAGTATAGGCACATCCAACACCTATCACCTCAACAGCAGAGAGGGGTTCAGAACCAATATGATCAACACAACCACCACGCCTATTGCGAAGACGAGCAGATAGTTCTGCGTCACACCTGTTTGGATGCGTCTGCAGACTCTTGAGAAGAGCGCGCTAACGTAGGCTAAGCCGTTTATGAAGCCGTCTACGATGTATTTGTCGAACCAGTTTCCGGCTTTAGATGAAACTATGGAGGCTAGGGCTGTAGCATCGCTCCACCTATCTATTACGCCAAGCTCCAAGCCTCGCCACACTATTCGAGCAAACCTAGCCAAACCGTCTACGAAGATAGCGTAGTAGAGTGTGTTGATATACCATCTATTCTCTAGGAAGATGTAGAGCGCTCTAAGTAGGCTGCTTGAGTTCACAATCTTAGCTGGGTCGGCACGCCTCGCTATGTAGATATAGTAGCCTATGGGTAAACCGATCGCTAAAGCTGCTATAGATCCTCCT
This region of Nitrososphaerota archaeon genomic DNA includes:
- a CDS encoding polyprenyl synthetase family protein, translated to MKQTANVTTELLDKIALYAKMVDKALSEELQNYLGSDFYEPLKYALEGGKRIRPIILLLSNKAAGGYEADALKEAVAIELLHTESIIHDDIIDDETIRRGKPVFYVVYGFNTSLLTADFVFGIILSIASKSKKNVAEDLASAALQMCEGEILEMKVEADDSEVPLEKYLLIVSKKTASLFEAAAKIGAKLASADEKVVEALSKYGFNIGIAYQIQDDILDWNNGSKIARRVKVGDGDARKTLAEIAAKYANEAKMNLKDLPDCEAKQILYDIADFAVNRLS
- a CDS encoding NADH-quinone oxidoreductase subunit N — encoded protein: MSANIVIVDYAAIFTVGSLLVASLTLSRRAAVRQNLAFYASLAVIAASLLFTLFNFSIYLASNSRPSYTNLFHEDPLSYFFALTVQIVSLLVMLSSRNYMWGDRNLAVYFSLLLFSTLGMVLLSFAADLLMIIVAWELMSIPTYVLAGLRKDNPFSNEASVKYFLLGAFSSGILLYAISLTYGLTGTTNLTAVLQALQASATHLDPLTLLALALFIAGFGLKMSVVPFHMWIPDAYEGAPTTISTFLSAGTKKAGFVVAIRVFVVALPFLSTNWTTAFAILALATMTLGNVAALTQRSLTRMLAYSSIAQAGYILIGFAVATEPAKTLALIGVLFHAFNHAIMQSSAFLAAAAVDRLTGRVSLDSFASLWRRMPITSFSLAVSLLALAGIPPLNGFWSKLVLFTAAIQGDMAWLALAGVLNSALSLGYYAWVIKRMYIDEPVGSMEQGKIEEPRVISGVLLAATAIIIVVGVYPSLIYDLAKAAVLALG
- a CDS encoding NADH-quinone oxidoreductase subunit M — protein: MDVPILSLLIFIPIVGSIVVYLLGRVRERFCELASLVITIVVFALSIYMYGSLLTSKEGASFSFIEGPYSWLSGFGVDYYLGVDGLSASLILISSILSVLVVLGSWDLITEKKPIYYFLILLFEGSIIGVFCSLNLILFYVFWEIVLIPMFFFIGVWGGPRRKYAAMKFLIFTYVGSVVMLLGFILIYLFTTPNTFNIPELVGKIPFWVQLLASAATFAGFGVKLPVVPLHTWLPDAHVEAPAPISVFLAGLLLKMGGYGFVRVNLGLLADASRQYAWIFIAFGILTMFYGALVAMVQRDLKRMIALTSINHMGFVLLGSFAGISASTTQAAVYGISGAIFQMFNHAAAIGILFMLSGYIHEQAGTRNIDELKGLRVGMPKTALVLILGSLAGMSVPMYSSFLSEWMVILGAISVNRWYALTVLIPILTVAYFLWMIKRTVLSPLPEHTHYHDLHNRAMVGLLLYLAPLFLLLIFPSLLLGIVDPLSLSLYQAAGGGR